Proteins from one Acidiphilium multivorum AIU301 genomic window:
- a CDS encoding FkbM family methyltransferase: protein MLASRNCYGFLVLPTADLANVGYLSNGTLPEQGSRAVLDKLLAPGDVFIDLGANVGLFTLAGARRVGPAGRVHAVEPAPDLVTALRLMTALNQIANCVTIHPFAAGAAEGETELFLAHTSGHNSLFAEEEGLAAIKVRLAPLDALIAPGATVSVVKIDVEGAELQALAGMARIISDNPQIVILSEFSPSIIRRVGGTLESWIASVHNMGLDILEIDEAAGTLAPLRAEGLEELVWINLVLHRPEGRARLAPLLPGAA from the coding sequence ATGCTGGCCTCGCGCAACTGTTATGGTTTCCTTGTCCTGCCCACGGCAGATCTCGCCAATGTAGGCTATCTTTCCAATGGCACTTTGCCCGAACAAGGTTCGCGTGCCGTGCTCGATAAGTTGCTCGCGCCCGGCGATGTCTTCATCGATCTTGGCGCCAATGTCGGTCTATTCACCTTGGCAGGGGCGCGGCGAGTAGGGCCGGCAGGGCGTGTCCACGCAGTCGAGCCAGCACCTGATCTTGTTACCGCGCTGCGCCTGATGACTGCACTGAATCAGATTGCCAATTGTGTTACCATCCATCCGTTTGCCGCCGGCGCGGCGGAAGGTGAAACTGAACTGTTTCTCGCTCATACGTCGGGTCATAATTCCTTGTTCGCCGAGGAGGAAGGGCTCGCCGCAATCAAGGTGCGCCTCGCCCCGCTCGACGCACTGATCGCGCCGGGTGCAACGGTGAGTGTCGTCAAAATTGATGTCGAGGGCGCCGAGCTGCAGGCGCTCGCCGGCATGGCTCGCATCATCTCCGATAATCCGCAGATCGTCATTCTTAGCGAGTTTAGTCCCTCAATCATCCGTCGCGTGGGCGGCACGCTCGAGAGCTGGATTGCGAGCGTGCACAACATGGGCCTCGACATTCTCGAAATCGACGAGGCTGCCGGAACGTTGGCACCGCTGCGCGCTGAAGGGCTGGAGGAGTTGGTGTGGATCAATCTGGTGTTGCACCGCCCCGAGGGCCGCGCCCGGCTTGCCCCGCTTCTGCCCGGTGCCGCGTGA
- a CDS encoding acetyltransferase yields MSTLLLVGGGGHAKVVLDIAHAAGFSVVGFLDPDPAAPPIGEVRRLGDDATAAALRAQGLTLAFVALGDNRLRRKIGERLRAEGFRLATLVHPSAVVSPSASIGEGTVIMPLAVVNAAARIGEYVIVNTGAIVEHDCVLGDGVHVAPRSALGGCCTLGEEVFFGLGACARPLSRIGAGAIVGAGAVVVGEIMANIVVVGAPARPLPGVDSEAVL; encoded by the coding sequence GTGAGCACACTTTTGCTCGTGGGCGGAGGCGGCCACGCCAAGGTTGTGCTCGACATAGCGCATGCGGCCGGGTTTTCGGTCGTCGGCTTTCTCGATCCTGATCCGGCTGCGCCGCCCATAGGCGAGGTCCGGCGTCTGGGTGACGATGCGACTGCCGCTGCATTGCGGGCGCAGGGACTTACCCTGGCGTTTGTCGCGCTCGGAGACAACCGGCTGCGCCGTAAAATCGGCGAGCGACTGCGCGCCGAGGGATTTCGGCTCGCCACGCTCGTCCATCCCAGCGCTGTCGTCTCGCCAAGTGCATCGATCGGAGAGGGGACCGTGATAATGCCGCTTGCCGTTGTCAATGCCGCTGCGCGCATCGGCGAGTATGTGATCGTCAATACCGGTGCGATCGTCGAGCATGATTGCGTGCTGGGTGATGGCGTCCATGTCGCACCCCGCTCAGCCTTGGGCGGGTGCTGCACGCTCGGCGAGGAGGTGTTTTTCGGCCTCGGCGCTTGTGCGCGGCCGCTCTCGCGCATCGGTGCGGGCGCGATCGTGGGCGCGGGCGCGGTCGTCGTCGGCGAGATTATGGCCAACATCGTCGTTGTTGGTGCCCCCGCCCGTCCGCTCCCAGGCGTCGATTCCGAGGCCGTCCTATGA
- a CDS encoding glycosyltransferase family 4 protein, with the protein MKIALVSSVEPFVNGGYRNIVNWLVEPLQAAGHQVETIWLPFYDESNPLEQMWAYRLMDLESSCDRIVCFRPPAHLIPHTKKIVWFIHHFRIFYDLWGTPYSPISDTPSTRALRDAVMRMDEAALAEARLTFANSHVVADRLKRFSGVEAKVLFPPVESPECFHCQDYGEEIVSVCRFESHKRQHLLAEAMALTRTPVRLRLCGRSQNDSYFASVRSAAGSAADRVTIEARWISEAEKVERLAGALASVYAPFDEDSYGYPTIEAAHASKATITTTDSGGVSEFVIDGANGMIVPPTAEALAHAFDTLYADRALARRLGEAARARVAELGINWPSVVAALTAPLPGDAP; encoded by the coding sequence ATGAAAATCGCTCTCGTCTCCTCGGTTGAGCCCTTCGTGAACGGGGGCTATCGCAACATCGTCAACTGGCTCGTCGAGCCGCTGCAGGCCGCCGGCCATCAGGTTGAGACGATCTGGCTACCCTTTTATGATGAATCAAATCCGCTCGAACAGATGTGGGCCTATCGGCTCATGGATCTTGAGAGTTCGTGCGACCGGATCGTCTGTTTCCGCCCGCCCGCCCATCTCATTCCGCATACAAAGAAGATCGTCTGGTTTATCCATCATTTTCGCATCTTCTACGATCTTTGGGGCACACCCTATTCGCCCATTAGTGACACGCCCTCGACACGCGCCTTGCGCGATGCGGTCATGCGCATGGATGAAGCCGCCTTGGCAGAGGCCCGGCTCACCTTCGCCAATTCCCATGTCGTCGCCGATCGGCTGAAGCGCTTCAGCGGCGTCGAGGCCAAGGTTCTTTTCCCGCCCGTTGAATCCCCGGAATGTTTTCACTGCCAGGATTATGGCGAGGAAATCGTTTCGGTCTGTCGATTTGAGAGCCATAAGCGCCAACATCTTCTGGCCGAGGCCATGGCACTGACACGGACTCCGGTGCGCCTGCGCCTGTGCGGACGGTCGCAGAATGATAGCTATTTTGCGTCCGTGCGGTCTGCCGCCGGGTCGGCAGCAGATCGGGTAACGATCGAGGCGCGCTGGATCTCCGAGGCCGAAAAAGTCGAGCGCCTCGCCGGTGCCCTCGCCAGTGTCTACGCGCCATTCGATGAAGACAGCTACGGCTACCCTACGATCGAGGCCGCCCACGCCAGCAAGGCAACGATAACGACGACAGATTCCGGCGGTGTGTCGGAATTCGTGATCGATGGGGCCAACGGAATGATCGTTCCACCCACGGCTGAGGCGCTCGCGCATGCATTCGACACGCTTTATGCCGATCGTGCACTCGCCCGCCGGCTTGGCGAAGCGGCGCGCGCCCGCGTCGCCGAATTGGGTATCAATTGGCCCAGCGTCGTCGCCGCGCTCACCGCGCCACTGCCGGGAGACGCGCCATGA
- a CDS encoding glycosyltransferase family 4 protein, which produces MKVIVLNNASPFTWGGAEELADHLVRNLLASGAQAELLRIPFAWNPPERLIEQMVMNFSFRLDQADRVIPLKFPAYLIPHRDKVFWLLHQYRQAYDLWDAGQSNIPNTPEGSKIRAAISAADTQTFAAATRIYTNSRVTGKRLLDYNGFDSEVLMPPLNDPEIFVNQGDEGYLLAAGRVNAGKRQTLLVDALAYLPPSIRMIVAGPPDSPADAQELVRRVAAAGLQDRVKLDLRFLSRRELADYVGRARAVAYVPFDEDSVGYVTMEAFQASKPVVTTTDSGGLLQIVHDDHTGTVGAPTPRALAEAIAKLMDDPARAAKLGQAGHKEWNGLGITWPHTIEKLLT; this is translated from the coding sequence ATGAAGGTCATTGTTCTCAACAATGCCAGCCCCTTCACATGGGGCGGGGCGGAGGAACTGGCGGACCATCTGGTTCGCAACCTGCTTGCCAGCGGTGCTCAGGCCGAGCTGTTGCGCATTCCCTTCGCCTGGAACCCACCCGAGCGTCTAATCGAACAGATGGTGATGAATTTTTCCTTTCGTCTCGACCAGGCGGACCGGGTAATCCCGCTGAAATTTCCGGCCTATCTAATCCCCCACCGGGACAAGGTCTTCTGGCTACTGCATCAATATCGCCAGGCTTACGATCTATGGGATGCCGGCCAATCCAATATCCCGAATACGCCTGAAGGATCGAAAATCCGCGCCGCTATCAGCGCCGCGGATACGCAGACCTTCGCGGCAGCTACGCGGATCTACACGAATTCGCGTGTCACTGGCAAAAGATTGCTAGACTACAATGGTTTTGACTCTGAAGTTTTGATGCCTCCGCTGAACGATCCAGAAATTTTCGTGAATCAGGGCGATGAGGGCTATCTACTCGCCGCCGGCAGAGTAAACGCCGGCAAACGGCAGACGCTTCTGGTCGATGCACTCGCTTATCTGCCGCCCTCGATCCGCATGATCGTGGCCGGACCGCCCGACTCACCCGCCGATGCCCAAGAACTTGTTCGCCGTGTCGCGGCGGCGGGTCTGCAGGACCGGGTCAAGCTCGACTTGCGTTTCCTCTCTCGCCGTGAACTGGCCGATTATGTCGGCCGGGCGCGCGCAGTCGCCTATGTTCCTTTCGATGAGGATTCAGTCGGCTATGTGACGATGGAAGCCTTCCAGGCGTCCAAGCCGGTGGTGACGACAACGGATTCCGGCGGCCTGCTCCAAATCGTGCACGATGACCATACCGGCACCGTCGGCGCCCCAACGCCCAGGGCACTGGCGGAGGCGATCGCCAAGTTGATGGACGATCCGGCCCGCGCCGCCAAGCTCGGGCAGGCCGGTCACAAAGAATGGAATGGACTCGGCATCACATGGCCACACACCATCGAGAAACTTCTCACGTAA